The following are encoded in a window of Oncorhynchus mykiss isolate Arlee chromosome 11, USDA_OmykA_1.1, whole genome shotgun sequence genomic DNA:
- the LOC110535773 gene encoding heterogeneous nuclear ribonucleoprotein K isoform X4 — protein sequence METEIEQQEKETSFSNTETNGKRPAEDAEEEQSFKRSRNTDDMVELRILLQSKNAGAVIGKGGKNIKSLRTDFNASVSVPDSSGPERILSISAEIETVGEILLKIIPTLEEYQQYNGMDFDCELRLLIHQSLAGSIIGVKGAKIKELRENTQTSIKLFQECCPQSTDRVVLVGGKSERVVECIKIMLELIAEAPIKGRAQPYDPNFYDETYDYGGFTLMFEERGGGGSRRPMGGFHMRGGRGGGGFDRGPSGRGGRGGPVPPARRDYEEMSPRRGPPPPHPVRGGRGESRDRNLAPPHRGGGDRRGRPGDRYGDNMGGGGYDNNSSWDSYQSGGRGSYNDMGGPVITTQVTIPKDLAGSIIGKGGQRIKQIRHESGASIKIDEPLEGSEDRIITISGTQDQIQNAQYLLQNSALHLLGHQD from the exons ATGGAGACAGAAATTgaacaacaagaaaaagagacCTCATTCAGCAACACAGAGACAAACG GTAAGCGTCCCGCAGAGGACGCGGAGGAAGAGCAGTCCTTTAAGCGCTCCAGGAACACAGACGACATGGTGGAGCTCCGCATACTCCTGCAGAGCAAA AATGCAGGAGCAGTGATTGGGAAGGGTGGTAAAAACATCAAATCCCTGCGCACAGAC TTCAATGCCAGTGTGTCAGTCCCAGACAGCAGTGGGCCTGAGCG CATTCTGAGCATCAGTGCTGAAATCGAGACCGTGGGAGAGATCCTGCTCAAGATCATCCCTACTCTGGAGGAG tACCAACAGTACAATGGGATGGACTTTGACTGTGAGCTGAGGCTACTGATCCACCAGAGCCTGGCAGGTAGCATCATTGGTGTGAAGGGAGCCAAGATCAAAGAGTTACGAGAG AACACCCAGACCAGCATCAAGCTGTTCCAGGaatgctgtccccagtccacggACCGCGTGGTTCTGGTCGGCGGCAAGTCTGAGCGCGTCGTTGAGTGCATCAAGATCATGCTGGAGCTCATCGCTGAA GCTCCCATAAAAGGCCGCGCCCAGCCCTACGACCCCAACTTCTACGACGAGACATACGACTACGGCGGCTTCACCCTGATGTTTGAGGAGCGCGGGGGTGGCGGCAGCCGGCGCCCCATGGGGGGCTTCCACATGCGAGGGGGACGAGGTGGCGGAGGTTTTGACCGAGGGCCCTCTGGACGAGGGGGTCGAGGGGGGCCCGTGCCCCCCGCCCGCAGGGACTACGAGGAGATGAGCCCCCGTCGTGGACCCCCGCCTCCCCACCcagtgagaggggggaggggtgagagTCGTGACCGCAACCTGGCCCCACCACACAGAGGAGGAGG TGACCGAAGAGGGAGACCAGGAGATCGCTATGGTGATAACATG GGTGGGGGTGGATATG ATAACAACTCTTCCTGGGACTCCTATCAGTCTG GTGGACGCGGTTCCTACAATGATATGGGAGGGCCAGTCATCACCACACAAGTGACGATCCCTAAAGAT CTGGCCGGCTCCATCATTGGTAAGGGAGGTCAGAGGATCAAGCAGATCCGGCATGAGTCTGGCGCCTCCATTAAGATCGACGAGCCACTGGAGGGTTCTGAGGATCGCATCATCACCATCAGCGGCACCCAGGACCAGATCCAAAACGCTCAGTACCTATTGCAGAATAG cGCACTGCACCTGCTCGGACACCAGGACTAA
- the LOC110535773 gene encoding heterogeneous nuclear ribonucleoprotein K isoform X1 gives METEIEQQEKETSFSNTETNGKRPAEDAEEEQSFKRSRNTDDMVELRILLQSKNAGAVIGKGGKNIKSLRTDFNASVSVPDSSGPERILSISAEIETVGEILLKIIPTLEEYQQYNGMDFDCELRLLIHQSLAGSIIGVKGAKIKELRENTQTSIKLFQECCPQSTDRVVLVGGKSERVVECIKIMLELIAEAPIKGRAQPYDPNFYDETYDYGGFTLMFEERGGGGSRRPMGGFHMRGGRGGGGFDRGPSGRGGRGGPVPPARRDYEEMSPRRGPPPPHPVRGGRGESRDRNLAPPHRGGGDDQYSYDSYRGSADARPNSDRRGRPGDRYGDNMGGGGYDNNSSWDSYQSGGRGSYNDMGGPVITTQVTIPKDLAGSIIGKGGQRIKQIRHESGASIKIDEPLEGSEDRIITISGTQDQIQNAQYLLQNSALHLLGHQD, from the exons ATGGAGACAGAAATTgaacaacaagaaaaagagacCTCATTCAGCAACACAGAGACAAACG GTAAGCGTCCCGCAGAGGACGCGGAGGAAGAGCAGTCCTTTAAGCGCTCCAGGAACACAGACGACATGGTGGAGCTCCGCATACTCCTGCAGAGCAAA AATGCAGGAGCAGTGATTGGGAAGGGTGGTAAAAACATCAAATCCCTGCGCACAGAC TTCAATGCCAGTGTGTCAGTCCCAGACAGCAGTGGGCCTGAGCG CATTCTGAGCATCAGTGCTGAAATCGAGACCGTGGGAGAGATCCTGCTCAAGATCATCCCTACTCTGGAGGAG tACCAACAGTACAATGGGATGGACTTTGACTGTGAGCTGAGGCTACTGATCCACCAGAGCCTGGCAGGTAGCATCATTGGTGTGAAGGGAGCCAAGATCAAAGAGTTACGAGAG AACACCCAGACCAGCATCAAGCTGTTCCAGGaatgctgtccccagtccacggACCGCGTGGTTCTGGTCGGCGGCAAGTCTGAGCGCGTCGTTGAGTGCATCAAGATCATGCTGGAGCTCATCGCTGAA GCTCCCATAAAAGGCCGCGCCCAGCCCTACGACCCCAACTTCTACGACGAGACATACGACTACGGCGGCTTCACCCTGATGTTTGAGGAGCGCGGGGGTGGCGGCAGCCGGCGCCCCATGGGGGGCTTCCACATGCGAGGGGGACGAGGTGGCGGAGGTTTTGACCGAGGGCCCTCTGGACGAGGGGGTCGAGGGGGGCCCGTGCCCCCCGCCCGCAGGGACTACGAGGAGATGAGCCCCCGTCGTGGACCCCCGCCTCCCCACCcagtgagaggggggaggggtgagagTCGTGACCGCAACCTGGCCCCACCACACAGAGGAGGAGG AGATGACCAGTACTCCTATGACTCCTATCGGGGCAGTGCAGATGCCAGACCCAA CAGTGACCGAAGAGGGAGACCAGGAGATCGCTATGGTGATAACATG GGTGGGGGTGGATATG ATAACAACTCTTCCTGGGACTCCTATCAGTCTG GTGGACGCGGTTCCTACAATGATATGGGAGGGCCAGTCATCACCACACAAGTGACGATCCCTAAAGAT CTGGCCGGCTCCATCATTGGTAAGGGAGGTCAGAGGATCAAGCAGATCCGGCATGAGTCTGGCGCCTCCATTAAGATCGACGAGCCACTGGAGGGTTCTGAGGATCGCATCATCACCATCAGCGGCACCCAGGACCAGATCCAAAACGCTCAGTACCTATTGCAGAATAG cGCACTGCACCTGCTCGGACACCAGGACTAA
- the LOC110535773 gene encoding heterogeneous nuclear ribonucleoprotein K isoform X2, which produces METEIEQQEKETSFSNTETNGKRPAEDAEEEQSFKRSRNTDDMVELRILLQSKNAGAVIGKGGKNIKSLRTDFNASVSVPDSSGPERILSISAEIETVGEILLKIIPTLEEYQQYNGMDFDCELRLLIHQSLAGSIIGVKGAKIKELRENTQTSIKLFQECCPQSTDRVVLVGGKSERVVECIKIMLELIAEAPIKGRAQPYDPNFYDETYDYGGFTLMFEERGGGGSRRPMGGFHMRGGRGGGGFDRGPSGRGGRGGPVPPARRDYEEMSPRRGPPPPHPVRGGRGESRDRNLAPPHRGGGDDQYSYDSYRGSADARPNDRRGRPGDRYGDNMGGGGYDNNSSWDSYQSGGRGSYNDMGGPVITTQVTIPKDLAGSIIGKGGQRIKQIRHESGASIKIDEPLEGSEDRIITISGTQDQIQNAQYLLQNSALHLLGHQD; this is translated from the exons ATGGAGACAGAAATTgaacaacaagaaaaagagacCTCATTCAGCAACACAGAGACAAACG GTAAGCGTCCCGCAGAGGACGCGGAGGAAGAGCAGTCCTTTAAGCGCTCCAGGAACACAGACGACATGGTGGAGCTCCGCATACTCCTGCAGAGCAAA AATGCAGGAGCAGTGATTGGGAAGGGTGGTAAAAACATCAAATCCCTGCGCACAGAC TTCAATGCCAGTGTGTCAGTCCCAGACAGCAGTGGGCCTGAGCG CATTCTGAGCATCAGTGCTGAAATCGAGACCGTGGGAGAGATCCTGCTCAAGATCATCCCTACTCTGGAGGAG tACCAACAGTACAATGGGATGGACTTTGACTGTGAGCTGAGGCTACTGATCCACCAGAGCCTGGCAGGTAGCATCATTGGTGTGAAGGGAGCCAAGATCAAAGAGTTACGAGAG AACACCCAGACCAGCATCAAGCTGTTCCAGGaatgctgtccccagtccacggACCGCGTGGTTCTGGTCGGCGGCAAGTCTGAGCGCGTCGTTGAGTGCATCAAGATCATGCTGGAGCTCATCGCTGAA GCTCCCATAAAAGGCCGCGCCCAGCCCTACGACCCCAACTTCTACGACGAGACATACGACTACGGCGGCTTCACCCTGATGTTTGAGGAGCGCGGGGGTGGCGGCAGCCGGCGCCCCATGGGGGGCTTCCACATGCGAGGGGGACGAGGTGGCGGAGGTTTTGACCGAGGGCCCTCTGGACGAGGGGGTCGAGGGGGGCCCGTGCCCCCCGCCCGCAGGGACTACGAGGAGATGAGCCCCCGTCGTGGACCCCCGCCTCCCCACCcagtgagaggggggaggggtgagagTCGTGACCGCAACCTGGCCCCACCACACAGAGGAGGAGG AGATGACCAGTACTCCTATGACTCCTATCGGGGCAGTGCAGATGCCAGACCCAA TGACCGAAGAGGGAGACCAGGAGATCGCTATGGTGATAACATG GGTGGGGGTGGATATG ATAACAACTCTTCCTGGGACTCCTATCAGTCTG GTGGACGCGGTTCCTACAATGATATGGGAGGGCCAGTCATCACCACACAAGTGACGATCCCTAAAGAT CTGGCCGGCTCCATCATTGGTAAGGGAGGTCAGAGGATCAAGCAGATCCGGCATGAGTCTGGCGCCTCCATTAAGATCGACGAGCCACTGGAGGGTTCTGAGGATCGCATCATCACCATCAGCGGCACCCAGGACCAGATCCAAAACGCTCAGTACCTATTGCAGAATAG cGCACTGCACCTGCTCGGACACCAGGACTAA
- the LOC110535773 gene encoding heterogeneous nuclear ribonucleoprotein K isoform X3, with amino-acid sequence METEIEQQEKETSFSNTETNGKRPAEDAEEEQSFKRSRNTDDMVELRILLQSKNAGAVIGKGGKNIKSLRTDFNASVSVPDSSGPERILSISAEIETVGEILLKIIPTLEEYQQYNGMDFDCELRLLIHQSLAGSIIGVKGAKIKELRENTQTSIKLFQECCPQSTDRVVLVGGKSERVVECIKIMLELIAEAPIKGRAQPYDPNFYDETYDYGGFTLMFEERGGGGSRRPMGGFHMRGGRGGGGFDRGPSGRGGRGGPVPPARRDYEEMSPRRGPPPPHPVRGGRGESRDRNLAPPHRGGGSDRRGRPGDRYGDNMGGGGYDNNSSWDSYQSGGRGSYNDMGGPVITTQVTIPKDLAGSIIGKGGQRIKQIRHESGASIKIDEPLEGSEDRIITISGTQDQIQNAQYLLQNSALHLLGHQD; translated from the exons ATGGAGACAGAAATTgaacaacaagaaaaagagacCTCATTCAGCAACACAGAGACAAACG GTAAGCGTCCCGCAGAGGACGCGGAGGAAGAGCAGTCCTTTAAGCGCTCCAGGAACACAGACGACATGGTGGAGCTCCGCATACTCCTGCAGAGCAAA AATGCAGGAGCAGTGATTGGGAAGGGTGGTAAAAACATCAAATCCCTGCGCACAGAC TTCAATGCCAGTGTGTCAGTCCCAGACAGCAGTGGGCCTGAGCG CATTCTGAGCATCAGTGCTGAAATCGAGACCGTGGGAGAGATCCTGCTCAAGATCATCCCTACTCTGGAGGAG tACCAACAGTACAATGGGATGGACTTTGACTGTGAGCTGAGGCTACTGATCCACCAGAGCCTGGCAGGTAGCATCATTGGTGTGAAGGGAGCCAAGATCAAAGAGTTACGAGAG AACACCCAGACCAGCATCAAGCTGTTCCAGGaatgctgtccccagtccacggACCGCGTGGTTCTGGTCGGCGGCAAGTCTGAGCGCGTCGTTGAGTGCATCAAGATCATGCTGGAGCTCATCGCTGAA GCTCCCATAAAAGGCCGCGCCCAGCCCTACGACCCCAACTTCTACGACGAGACATACGACTACGGCGGCTTCACCCTGATGTTTGAGGAGCGCGGGGGTGGCGGCAGCCGGCGCCCCATGGGGGGCTTCCACATGCGAGGGGGACGAGGTGGCGGAGGTTTTGACCGAGGGCCCTCTGGACGAGGGGGTCGAGGGGGGCCCGTGCCCCCCGCCCGCAGGGACTACGAGGAGATGAGCCCCCGTCGTGGACCCCCGCCTCCCCACCcagtgagaggggggaggggtgagagTCGTGACCGCAACCTGGCCCCACCACACAGAGGAGGAGG CAGTGACCGAAGAGGGAGACCAGGAGATCGCTATGGTGATAACATG GGTGGGGGTGGATATG ATAACAACTCTTCCTGGGACTCCTATCAGTCTG GTGGACGCGGTTCCTACAATGATATGGGAGGGCCAGTCATCACCACACAAGTGACGATCCCTAAAGAT CTGGCCGGCTCCATCATTGGTAAGGGAGGTCAGAGGATCAAGCAGATCCGGCATGAGTCTGGCGCCTCCATTAAGATCGACGAGCCACTGGAGGGTTCTGAGGATCGCATCATCACCATCAGCGGCACCCAGGACCAGATCCAAAACGCTCAGTACCTATTGCAGAATAG cGCACTGCACCTGCTCGGACACCAGGACTAA